Below is a window of Caballeronia insecticola DNA.
GCATATCGTTCACGCGGGCGATATCTGCAAGCGCGACGTCCTCGATCAGCTCGCGCCCCTCGCGCCGCTCACCGTCGTGCGCGGCAACAACGATGTCGATGAAGGCGTCGCATCGTTGCCGGAGCACGCGCGCATCGAACTCAACGGCGCGACGCTTTACGTCGTGCACGATATCGCCGATGTGCCGCGCGGGCTCGACGGCATCGATATCGTCGTGACCGGCCATTCGCACAAGCCGCTCATCGAGCGCCGCGGCGGCGTGTTGTTCGTGAATCCGGGCAGCGCGGGGCCGCGCCGCTTCAAACTGCCGATCACGCTCGCCTTGCTCGATATCGACGCAGGCCGCATCGACGCGCGCATCGTCACGCTCACGCCATAAAAAAGCCGGCGCTCACGCACCGGCCTTTCGCCTTCAAACCACCGAACGCTTACGCGCGCACGGTGCCTTCCGGGAACGTATCGTCCATTTCGGCGGCTTCGCGATGGCCGCGCAGAATCGCGTGCGCTTCCGACTTCGACGCCACGGCCGGCGGCGAGCCCTTCAGCGGCTTCTTGGCCGTCTCGTGCAGCGCGAGCACCGACACGATGCCGATGAGCGACGCGCCCATCAGATAGTACGCGGGCATCATCAGATTGCCGGTACGGTCGACGAGCCATGCCGTCACGAGCGGCGTCGTGCCGCCGAACAGCGACACCGACACGTTGAAGCCGATCGCGAGCGCTCCGTAGCGGATCTTGGTCGGGAACAGCGCGGGCAGCGACGACGGCATCACGCCCGTGAACGTCGACAGCAGCGCGCCGAGGATCATCATGCCCGCGAAAATCGACGGAATCGTGCCCATGCGGATCAGCGAGAGCGCCGGAATCGACAGCACCAGCAGGCCGACGCAGCCCGCGAGCATCACCGGCTTGCGGCCGATCGTGTCCGACAGACGGCCTGCGAACAGCGTGAGCGGCATCATCAGCACCATCACGACGAGCACGATGAACAGGCCGTGCGTCTCGTTGAACTTGAGCGTCGCCGACAGATAACTCGGCAGATACGACAGCGCCATGTAGTCGGTCACGTTGAAGATCAGCACGAGACCGACGCATTGCAACAGCGGCTTCCATTGCTGGATGAGCGTCTCGCGGAACTGCTCCTTGGTCGTCTCGTGCGACACCGCTTCGGCCTTCTCGGCTTCGCGCTGGAACGCCGGCGTTTCTTCGAGCTTCATCCGGATATAGAGACCGATCAAACCGAGCGGGCCCGCGATCATGAACGGAATGCGCCAGCCCCAGGACAGCAGCGCGTTTTCCGACATCACCGCCGTCAGCACCGCGACCACGCCCGCGCCGAGCACGTAGCCGACGAGCGTGCCGAGTTCCAGAAAGCTCGACATGAAGCCGCGCTTCTTGTCCGGCGAAAATTCGGCGATGAAGGTCGCCGCGCCGCCGTATTCGCCGCCGGTCGAAAAGCCTTGCACCAGGCGCGCGACGAGCAGCAGGACCGGCGCCATCACGCCAATGCTGTCGTAGCTCGGGATCAGGCCGATACAGAAGGTGCCGACGGCCATCATGATCATCGTCATCGCGAGCACGCGCTTGCGGCCGATGCGGTCGCCGAGCGGGCCGAACACCATGCCGCCGATCGGGCGCACGAGGAACGCGGCCGCGAACGTGCCGAAGGTCGCCAGCAACTGCGCGGCCGGGCTGCTCGACGGGAAGAACACCTTGCCGAGCGTGACGGCGATGTAGCTGTAGACGCCGAAGTCGAACCATTCCATCGCGTTACCGATGGCCATGGCGCCGACAGCGCGCTTGAGCAGGGATTGATCGACGATGGTGATGTCGTCGAGCGTGAGATCGGACTTCTGACTGGATGTATCGCGTTTGCGCCAAAGGCCCTCGTGAAGGGTGGACATAGTTCGAAAAGCTCCGTATTCGATCCCGAAAACTCCACTCGATATGAGCTTCGGGCGCGCCGTCGAAAGACCGCGCGTATTGCCGGGACAGTGCAGTTTCGCGACGGCGCCGCGATGCATCGGTTAGCGGGTTGCGAATGAAACGCAAAAAGCTCCGCGCAGCATCCGGAATGAAGCGGATGCTGAAGACTCGATAGCAAATACGGTGCCGGTGCTTCGCGGTGGGTCGCGAAAATGCACTCGGATGAAACACACGAATTTGACGTGCGGACGGCGAACTCAGTGAGTTGCCGCGGGTGGGCCGCGACGTCGGCGAAAAAACAACCTGAGACGAAAAAGGCCGGCGTGAGTCTGGTAGAACCAGCTAGGAAACCGACGCGCCTCTTTGTATGAAAACTGTCACTACCACGCCGCGGCCGAATGATGCTGTGCCGGACTCAAGCGTGTGAATGATGGTGAATTGCTGTTGATAACGAGAAGATGATAACACGATGCCAGACGATCTGCAAACCGGCCGGTTCGGACGGGCTTGGACGTCAAGCTCGATCCCTTGCTGGGTATAGGATTGCGCTGAATGAATTCTTATTCGTCTGATGGTCTAAATCGGCCATTTTCGAAGGCTTCGCCGACCTTGAGGCAACAAAAAACCGGCCGCATGGGCCGGTTCTTGCAGGACGTTTTTGCAACGCGTCAGGCGCAGGTTTAGCTCTGCGGCGGCACGTAGCCCGTGGCGGTATCGGCGCCTTCACCGAAGAAATACTTCTCGGTCTGCTTCAACAGATACTGACGCGCGCGCGGATCGGCCATGTTCAGCCGATTTTCGTTGATGAGCATCGTCTGCTGCTTGAGCCAGCCCTGCCAGGCTTCCTTCGAGATCGTCTCGTAAATGCGCTTGCCGAGTTCGCCCGGCAGCGGCGGAAAATCCAGTCCTTCGGCTTCCTTGCCGAGCTTCGCGCATTGAACCATTCGGGCCATCGTGAGTTTCTCCTGTATGGGGGTAGCGGGGCGCGCGCGTCTTAAAACGGTCGCGCGCCCGGAATAGGGTTCAAAGCTGTTTCATCAGCACGAGCGATTTGCGCTGCCAGTTATACAGGCGTCGGCGATCTTCGGGCAGGTCGTCCACGGTGACCTTCACGAAGCCGCGCTTTAGGAACCAGTGCTCGGTGCGCGTCGTCAGCACGAAGATGCGCGTGAGTCCGCGTGCGCGCGCGCGTTGTTCGATGCGTTTGAGCAGACGCTCGCCGTCGCCGGAACCTTGTGCTTCGGGCGCGACCGTCAGGCACGCCATTTCGCCGATGCGCTCCTGCGTATACGGATACAGCGCCGCGCAGCCGAACAGCACGCCATCGTGCTCGATGACCGAAAAGTGATCGATATCGCGTTCGATCTGATGCCGCCCGCGCCGCACGAGCGTGCCGTCGGATTCGAGCGGCTCGATCAGCGTGAGAATGCCGCCGACGTCGTCCGGCGTGGCTTCGCGCAGGCTTTCGAGGTTCTCGTACGAGATCATCGTGCCGACGCCGTCGTGCAGGAACAGTTCGAGCAGCACGCTGCCGTCGAGCCGGTAAGGGATGATGTGACCGCGCGCCACGCCGCCACGGCACGCGCGCACCGTGTGCTTCAGATAGAACGCGGTGTCGCCCTGCAGTTCGCCGCTTTCCTGAAGGCGATAGGCGTCATCGAGCGACAGTTCCCGGATGAGCTCGTTTTCCGAATCCACCAGGCCGGGAATTTCCGTCACGAAAATGATCTTGTCCGCGCGCAGGGCGATGGCCGCGGCGGACGCGACATCTTCCATCGACAGATTGAACGCCTCGCCGGTCGGCGAAAAGCCGAGCGACGACAGCAGCACGAGCTTGTTCGATGCGAGCGACTGGCGGATGGAATCGCCGTCGATCTTGCGCACGACGCCCGTGTGCTGGAAATCGACGCCGTCGAGAATGCCGACCGGCCGCGCCGTCACGAAATTGCCCGACACGACGCTGATGTGCGCGTGCGCCATCGGCGTGTTCGGCAAACCCTGGCTGATCGCGGCTTCGATATCGAGGCGCACTTCGCCGGCGGCTTCCTTCGCGGATTCGAGCGCGCGCGCATCCGTGATGCGCAGCCCATGCGAAAACGACGATTCGACACCGTGCAGGCTCAGTTGCTCATCGAGCTGCGGACGCGAGCCGTGCACGAGCACGACGTGAATGCCCATGGCGTGCAACAGGCCGACGTCCTGCACGAGCGCGTTCAGGCGTCCTTCCTGAACGAGTTCCCCGCCGAACGCAACGACGAACGTCTTGTTTCGGAACGCGTGGATATAGGGCGCGACGGAACGCATCCAGTCGACGAACTGGGCGTGGGGATTCGGCGCTTCGGGCTCGGCGGGAGCCGGTTGCGACGCCGCCTGCGAGGCGATCGTGAGGTCGGTTTGGGAATTCATCCCGGGATTATAATGCGACGCTATGCCGAATGTTTCTCGTCCCTCGCGTCCCGATCAGGCGGGCAAGTCCAAGTCCGCTGATAAATCCCTCGATCCTCAGGAGCAGTTGCGACAACTGCGTGAAAATCTGCTGCGCGAAGCGCGGGAGGGGACGAGTGCGTCCGGCGATTCGGCCGCGTTGAGCAAAAAGGAACTCGCCGCGCGGCGGTTTTCGGGCGCGGCGGGAGTGGTGAAGGATGCGGCTTCTGCGCAACAGAAGGGGCAGGTCGCGCCTCCAAAACCGGTGCCCTTGGCATCGACGACGGGATCTTCGCCAAAGACGCCCGCCGTGGTGCAGGCGAAAGCTGCGCCGACGCCGAAAACGGAGCACGCAACGATACGCGAGACGCGTCCCGAACCGAAACGATCCGCCGAGCCTCCAGCGAAGCGCGACGATGCGCGCCGTGAGCATTCGGATCGTCCGTTGCGTGATGCGAAACCCGCCGTTCGGCTGGAACGCGATACGCAGGCGAGCAAGCCTGGCGCGGGACTGGGACGATCTGAGCAAGCGAACAAGCCCGCCGCGCGACCGGAACGCGCTGAGCAAGCGGGCAAACCTGCTGCTCGGCCGGAACGTGCTGAGCAAGCGAGCAAACCTGCTGCTCGGCCGGAACGTGCTGAGCAAGCGGGCAAACCCGCTGCGCGACCGGAACGCGCTGAGCAAGCCGGCAAATCTGCCGCGCGGCCGGAACGCGCCGAGCACGCGAGCAAAGCCACCGCCCGGCCGGAACGTGCCGAGCACGCGAGCAAACCCGCCGCTCGGCCGGAACGCGCTGAGCAAGCGGGCAAACCTACCACTCGGCCGGAACGTTCTGAGCACGCAAGCAAGCCCGCCGCCCAGCCGGAGCGCGCCGAGCAAGCGAACAAACCTGCCGCCCAGCCGGAACGCGCTGAGCATGCAAGCAAAGCTAACGCCCGACCGGAACGTGCCGAGCACGTAAGCAAACCCGTCGCGCGGCCGGAACGCGCTGAGCAAGCGGGCAAACCTACCACTCGGCCGGAACGTTCTGAGCATGCAAGCAAGCCCGCCGCCCAGCCGGAACGCGCTGAGCAAGCGAACAAACCTACCACTCGGCCCGAACGTGCTGAGCACGCAAGCAAAGCCATCGCCCGACCGGAACGCGCCGAGCACGTAAGCAAACCCGTCGCGCGACCGGAAGGCGCCGAACACGCGAGCAAGCCCCCCGTCGCCCGGCCGGAACGCGCTCAGCAAGCGAACAAACCCGTTGCCCGACCGGAACAACGCGTCGCGCAAGCAGACAGGCCCGCCGAGTCGCGCCAACACGAAGCCCGCCGCACACCCGAAGCGCGCGACCAACGCGACCAACGCGACCAACGTCCGCCGCGTCCACCCCGCCCGCCGCGCAACGTCACGCCCAACCCCATCCCGCCGATCACCTTCCCCGAGGCGCTGCCCGTCTCCGGCCGCCGCGAGGAAATCGCGCTCGCGATTCGCGAGAATCAGGTCGTGATCGTCAGCGGTGAAACCGGCTCGGGCAAGACCACGCAGTTGCCGAAAATCTGCCTCGCGCTCGGGCGCGGCCTCGGCGCGGGCGGCAGCGGTCTCATCGGGCACACGCAGCCGCGGCGGATCGCGGCGTCGGCGACGGGCCGGCGCATCGCGGAGGAACTGGGCACGCCGTTCGGCGAAGTGGTCGGCTACAAGGTGCGTTTCACGGACAATCTCGCGCCGGGCGCGTCGGTGAAACTGATGACCGACGGCATTCTGCTCGCCGAAACGCAGACCGATCCGCTTCTCAAAGCCTACGACACGATCATCATCGACGAGGCGCACGAGCGCAGCCTCAACATCGACTTTCTGCTCGGCTATCTGAAGGAAATCCTCTCGAAGCGCCCGGACCTGAAGCTGATCGTCACGTCCGCGACCATCGACGCCGAGCGCTTCGCGCGCCACTTCGGCCGCGAAGAAAAGCCCGCGCCCGTGATCGAAGTCAGCGGGCGGCTCTATCCGGTCGAAGTGCGCTACCGGCCCGTCGAGGAAGACAGCGTCGCGGTCAAATCCGCGCAAGGCACGCTGCCCAAACGTAACGAACGAAATGACCGCAAGGCCGACCGCGATCTGATGGAAGCTATCGTCGATGCCGTCGACGAACTGTGCCGCGTCGGTCCCGGCGACGTGCTCGTCTTCCTGCCCGGCGAGCGCGAAATCCGCGACGCCGCCGAGGCGCTGCGCAAACACCATCCGCCGCATACGGAAATTCTGCCGCTCTTCGCGCGTCTTTCGGCGCAGGAGCAGGAGCGCGTGTTCAGGCCGTCGAACGCGCGGCGCATCGTGCTTGCCACGAACGTCGCGGAAACGTCGCTGACGGTGCCGGGCATTCGCTATGTGGTCGATACCGGCATGGCGCGCGTGAAGCGCTATTCGTATCGCAACAAGGTCGAGCAGTTGCAGATCGAATCGATCTCGCAGGCGGCGGCGAATCAGCGCGCGGGGCGCTGCGGGCGCGTCGCGGACGG
It encodes the following:
- a CDS encoding metallophosphoesterase family protein, coding for MRIGLISDTHNLVRPEALDALHGCAHIVHAGDICKRDVLDQLAPLAPLTVVRGNNDVDEGVASLPEHARIELNGATLYVVHDIADVPRGLDGIDIVVTGHSHKPLIERRGGVLFVNPGSAGPRRFKLPITLALLDIDAGRIDARIVTLTP
- the proP gene encoding glycine betaine/L-proline transporter ProP; protein product: MSTLHEGLWRKRDTSSQKSDLTLDDITIVDQSLLKRAVGAMAIGNAMEWFDFGVYSYIAVTLGKVFFPSSSPAAQLLATFGTFAAAFLVRPIGGMVFGPLGDRIGRKRVLAMTMIMMAVGTFCIGLIPSYDSIGVMAPVLLLVARLVQGFSTGGEYGGAATFIAEFSPDKKRGFMSSFLELGTLVGYVLGAGVVAVLTAVMSENALLSWGWRIPFMIAGPLGLIGLYIRMKLEETPAFQREAEKAEAVSHETTKEQFRETLIQQWKPLLQCVGLVLIFNVTDYMALSYLPSYLSATLKFNETHGLFIVLVVMVLMMPLTLFAGRLSDTIGRKPVMLAGCVGLLVLSIPALSLIRMGTIPSIFAGMMILGALLSTFTGVMPSSLPALFPTKIRYGALAIGFNVSVSLFGGTTPLVTAWLVDRTGNLMMPAYYLMGASLIGIVSVLALHETAKKPLKGSPPAVASKSEAHAILRGHREAAEMDDTFPEGTVRA
- a CDS encoding oxidative damage protection protein, whose translation is MARMVQCAKLGKEAEGLDFPPLPGELGKRIYETISKEAWQGWLKQQTMLINENRLNMADPRARQYLLKQTEKYFFGEGADTATGYVPPQS
- the argA gene encoding amino-acid N-acetyltransferase encodes the protein MNSQTDLTIASQAASQPAPAEPEAPNPHAQFVDWMRSVAPYIHAFRNKTFVVAFGGELVQEGRLNALVQDVGLLHAMGIHVVLVHGSRPQLDEQLSLHGVESSFSHGLRITDARALESAKEAAGEVRLDIEAAISQGLPNTPMAHAHISVVSGNFVTARPVGILDGVDFQHTGVVRKIDGDSIRQSLASNKLVLLSSLGFSPTGEAFNLSMEDVASAAAIALRADKIIFVTEIPGLVDSENELIRELSLDDAYRLQESGELQGDTAFYLKHTVRACRGGVARGHIIPYRLDGSVLLELFLHDGVGTMISYENLESLREATPDDVGGILTLIEPLESDGTLVRRGRHQIERDIDHFSVIEHDGVLFGCAALYPYTQERIGEMACLTVAPEAQGSGDGERLLKRIEQRARARGLTRIFVLTTRTEHWFLKRGFVKVTVDDLPEDRRRLYNWQRKSLVLMKQL